The genome window AGAGATGTTTCCCGTGTTGCGGAAATCAGGGCTGGGACTTCTCGCCTTTAGCCCTTTGGACACCGGACATCTTGTGCCAGGACGTAATATCGATCCGGACACACCCTTGGCGACGCTGATAGATGTGTTGGACCAAGTGGCTCAAGATCTGCGCGTGAGTCGTGGAACGGTTTGTGTCGCTTGGGTGTTGACCCACCCAGAGGTGACGAGCGTACTAGCTGGTGCTGAAACTCCTGAACATGTCGAGGACAATTTCGCTGGCACAGAGATGGTATTGTCCGACGAAGCGATTGAGACTTTGAACGCTGCCAGTGCAGCCTACAGGGAACAGCATCTCTGCGGTGAAGGAAACTTTCTTTGACAGAACAATTGTTTGTTAGAAACAACTCTCCATCTACCCAAAAGTAACGGAGGAAAAAATGAGACTTATTCTAATCGGCTGTGAATACAGCGGCACAACCACATTAGCCTACGCAATCAACGAATGGACCAAAGAGACGATGGGTAAGGAATTTACCCTCATCCATGATCACTTCAAGCTGCCAGATACTAAGCCCCACGGACCAGAGCTGACTGAGGAGGAAATCGCTCAGTTCGATGCACTTAGTCCGCGACTGACAGAAGTTATAATGCGGCATAACCTTTACTATCACACACCCGCCCAGTCTTCGTCGGGAGAGGACTTTCTCGGAATCGGCATCCATATCGAAGACACAATATACGGACAGTTGTACTACGGCTACGGTGGGCCGGGTGAGATGGGTGACCGGCAGACGATTTCACAAAACCTCGAGCAGCGTATCCTCAAGTTTGCGCCCGAAACCGTGCTTATCCTAGTGAAGGCATCTTCCGAAGTTATTGCCAAGCGGATGAAAGAAAATCCCCATAAATACCCCGTTGTGCCTGAACAGGACATCCCAGATGTGTTGCAAAAATTCGAGGATGCGCACCAAAATTCGTCGATTAAAAACAAGATAACGCTAGACACTTCCACGACAACGGTTGATGAGACAGTCGCTGAATTTGTGGAAAAAATTCAACCATACCTAAGCGAATCTGAACTCATGAAGCTTTAGTAGCTTCCACAAGGGAAGTAGGCGAACCCATATTGAAAGGAAAAAGGAAATGGTGGACAAAGCTTATCTTCTTAGCGACGAAGAGATTCGGGATTTTATTGTCAGCGGGCATATCCAAATTCAAGCTGATTTTCCGACCGATTTTCACGGACACATCTACCAGCAGATCGAAGAAGTACTTGCGAAGGAAGGCAATCCGGGAAATAACTTACTGCCTCGGATTCCTGATATTCAGCGAGTTTTCGAGCATCCGAAGGTGTGTGGGGCGTTGACGAGTCTGTTAGGTCCAGATTACCTGATCCATCCCCATCGCTACTGCCATCTTAACTCGCCGGGGAGCGACGGACAAACTTGGCATAAGGACGATTATATATTTGACCAGAAGGTTCGTCACCACCGCTTTCGATGGGTGATGGCTTTCTACTATCCGCAAGATGTCACCGAAGACATGGGACCGACAGGGGTCTTACCCGGAAAGCAGTATTACAACACGGTTTCGGACACGAACCCGACGCAAAGCACTGAGTGGGCAAAAGCCCTTTGTGGAAAGGCGGGCACGGTGACAATTGTGAATTTCGATTCGTGGCATCGAGCGACAGCGAATCGTAGCGACAAAAGACGTTACATGCTGAAGTTTCAGTTCACACGGATGCAGGAACCATCTCAATCTCTATCGGGTGACGGACATACGCCCTGGCAACCTGCAGATAACGACAAACATGAGGCATTATCAAGGAATGTTTGGAAATGGCTCGCTCAAAGCAATGGTGGGGATTCAACGCACGTCGCACCCGACGAAAATGGCTCTGTGTCACAACTGATAGCGGGACTACGAGATACCGATGAGAGTGTTCGTCTGACTTCGGCTTATGCGCTAGGGGGCATGGGTGAATCCGTCGTGCCAGCACTAATGGAAGCGCTACAAGAAGAAGCCGAGGCTTTGGCGGAAACAAACGTTGCAAAAACTGCGGCGAATCCACAAGGTGGTAATCCAGCCGATCTCTACTCTGCTCAAGCGTTGACGGAGGTGGGACAGTCCAGTATACCGGCATTGATTTCAGCGTTAGATGATGTGTCTTGGCCCACCCGTGCGGCAGCCGCGGATACGCTGGGCAATCTAGGTTCGCATGCGGAAGAGGCTGTGTCACCATTGATTCAGGGGCTGCGTGATGAGAGTTCGTGGGTCCGCCGTAATGCAGCGGAGGCGTTAGGAATAATTGCGACACCTGCCGAAGATATTGTTCCAGCGTTGATGCAGGTCTCAAGCGACTCGGAGATGCTGGTTCGACTCAACGCGATGATGGCACTCGCAAAAATTGGTCAATCGGCAGATGGTATCGTGCCAACATTGGCGGGAAGGTTAAGCGATGAGGACCGGTATGTTCGTTACTATGCGGCTGCGGTATTGCGGCAGATCGGAACGCCCGAGGCACAAGATGCTTTATGGGACGACCTGTTGACCGCCCGCTGGTGTCCTATAACAACAGCGGAGAACCCCTATTGAGAATTACGCGTCTACTTCCCCGCGCCACAACCGTTGCATCTCCTCACAGGATGCTAGGAGGGTGTCCAGTGTACCTACCCCTTCAACTCGCCCGTTCTTCAGGACAATAATCTTATCCGCACGACGGAGCGCTGGACGACGATGGGAAACAACAAGACAGGTAGCACGTTGTGTTTCAAAGACGCGATCCCAAAGTACCCGTTCTGTCTCTACGTCGAGCGCAGAAGATAGGTCATCGAAGACATAAAGCTCGGCAGGACGGATAAACATCCGTGTCGCAGCAGCGCGTTGTATCTGTCCTCCCGATAGCTTGACTCCCCGTGGACCCACGATTGTATCCAATCCGTTTTCGAGTGTCGGGAGATCGTCCTCCATTACACCCAATCGAATCGCTCTGTTAAGTGCCTCCGGGTCATCTGGCAATCCCATGAGTATATTGTCTTTGAGTGGTTCACTAAAAAGTTGTGGAACTTGTGGGGTATAGGCGCAACGGGGCGGCACAAAGCACGATTTGGGATCGTCCACCACTTTGTCATTCCAGTAAATCTCTCCGGACTCCCTTGGCAATACCCCTAAGAGAGTTCGCAACAGCGTCGATTTGCCAGCGCCAATTCGTCCTGTGATGACGATAAATGAACCGGCGGGGATCTGTAGATCAATCCCGTGAATCCCATTCTCAGATCCCTCGTAACGGTAGGTTAGTCCTTTGACCGTTAGTTCGTGAAGTTGATCGGCGTTCGTCTTGACAGGGACAGGAACAGTAGGCAGATTGCCCCGGAGGTAAACCGGACTATGTTGGGCGAGTATGCTTGGTGGTGTTCCATCACTAATTCGTTCCATTCGGCCGAACGAAATTTGTGCGCGTGCATGGTGTGTCATTGTTGTTCCTAAGAGCGAACCGCTCCTAGCAACTTCACCCACGTAGGCCATGAAGAGGACAATATCGCCGACTGTAAATTCGCCTGATTTCAGCTTCTCTGCAGCGAGTATGAGAATCACGCCTGTTGCAATGTTCCCGAGATTCTGATTAATCGAGCGCAGGAGTTGTTCAAGCAGGTTATCTATCAGAGTCGATTTTCGTCGCGCATCGTTAAGCCGGCGAAAGTGCGAGATGACATTTGACTCCATCGTTGCAACCTTAATTGCCAACACCGCTTGGAACATCTCGTTGATGAAGTTTGTTGACCGCGCTGTGGCAACCCGTTGTGCTGATCGATATTTATGGATATATTTCCTTGCTGCATCAATAATAATTACCACGAAGATAGACGGAATGACCGTAACGAGTGTAATTATCACGTTTATCCGCACCATCACGATGATGGCGAGTACTGCAAAGATGAGGTTGCCCCACAGATGAATGTATCGCTCTAAGTATCTAACGACCGTTCCAACATCATCGCGGAAACTGTTAGTTATTTCGCCGGACGCACTTGAAATACGACGCGGCGTTCGCACGTTAAGCAAGGCTGTCATTAAGTTTTTGCGAAGCAGCGATTCTACTGCGTACCACCAGCGGGGCCAAACGACTGCAGATCCAAACAGAGCGATAACGTCGCTAATCTCAACAGCGATAAACAGTGCTACAAGCGTCCATGCGGTGAATCCCGCTTGTGCATCGCCCGTAAGGGCATCGAAGAACTCTTTAAAGACCCACCCGGTCATAAGTGGGACAAGGTCATCTGCACCCCGAAACAGTATTGTGAGCAGAAAGAGTCCCGGACTATAACGCAGAAGTTTTATGGCAGCTTGCCCTGTTCCCATACGGTCTCCTTGTATACTGTGCTCCATAAGTCCGGGATATGTCTACCCAATCAAGATTTTCGTTCATTATGTTGCTGCCTCCCCGGATCCCCACACTGGCATGGATAAATCTTAAAGTAGCACATTCAGCGAAAAAAAGCAAAATCTTTCCTACTTAACATCCGATTGAAACAACCAGAAAATAGCTATAAAACATACAATCCTAAACCGGCTTTGTAATTTATCTCCCTTGTCCAAGCCAACAATTGTATGATAGGATAACGTCATCCAAGAACTAGACTTCTAAGAACTAGACTTCTAAATAAAAAAAGGAAAAAGGTTGTTTTGTCTGCATTTCAACCACCGCCTCAAAGAAAGGACTGAGAGAAAGGGAAGCTCATCTTGAAAATTCTCGTCACCGGTGCTGCGGGTTTCATCGGTTCACATCTTTGTGAAAAGCTGCTGAACCGTGGTGATACGGTGATAGCCTTAGACAACTTCAACGATTATTACGACACTGCGCGTAAACAGGAAAACGTCCATCAATTACGCAATCACTCCCGCTGTATTTTGTGCGAGGGTGACATCCGCGATGAGGAAAACATCAACCGTATCTTCACAGAACACAGACCCGAGGCGGTTGTTCATTTAGCTGCCTACGGCGCCGTGCGTTACTCTATCGGACGCGCCAAACTCTACACCGATGTCAACATCGGCGGGTCTATCAACCTGCTAGAAGCTGCCCGTGAGATTGGTGTCGAAAACTTTGTCTTTGCGTCTACCTCATCGGTGTACGGAAACACAAAGCAGCTGCCTTTTGTTGAGACTGATCCCTGTAATCATCCCCTCGCGCCCTACCCTGCGAGCAAAAAAGCCGTCGAGTTGATGGGATATACTTATCACCATTTGCACGGACTGAATTTCACGGCGTTGCGTCTTTTCAATGTCTACGGTCCCCGTGGACGCCCTGATATGATGCCGTTCATCGTTACAGAGGGTATTGTTAATCAACGGGAAATTGTCCTGTTCGATGGGGGGCAAATGAAGCGTGATTGGACTTATATTGATGACATCCTTGGAGGTGTAACCGCTGCGATCGATAGGCCACTAGGCTATGAACTCATCAACCTCGGACGCGGTGAACCAATCCTCATGACGGATTTCGTAGAGATTATCGAAGGGTTGGTCAGTCACAAAGCGATATTATCCACGCCGCCTGCCCCACTCAGCGAGCCGAAAATTACTTTCGCGGATATCGACAAAGCGCGTCGGTTGTTGGGCTATAATCCGCAAACTTCTCTCGCAGCTGGGTTGTGCAAGTTTTGGGAATGGTATCAGGAAGCGGTTATGGATTGATGCTTATAGGATTTCCCGGAGGCTAAAGCGTAAACGAAATCTAACAGATCTGCGCTTGAAACTGTCTATGCCAACGGATCAGGGATTGGAAGCTGATATTTCCGCATAACCTCTTGAATCTGTTCCCATGTGCTTTCTTCGATGAAAATCCCCTCCCGCCTCCGTTTTTCTTGTTCATCTCTGCCGCGCTCACCTGGAATGCGGATCGCCTCGACACCGGGTAAACGTCTGGAAGACTTGATGTAGTCAATGAAGCTATTGACCTCTGCATTGAAATCTGGCAGGTCCACAAAACTGGCAATGTTAATAACTGTGATGAACACACCGTTGCCCACCCTTGATCCTTCTCGGCTGGTACACCCCGCCCCACTCAACGCTCCAGAGAGGATATCAACAACCATACTGAGTCCGAATCCTTTTTGCGCGGCGATCCCTCCAAAAGGAAGCAGCGCACCGGGCGGAGAGGCATAAAAATCCTCGACATTGGTTGTCGGCTGTCCTGCAGCATCAATAAGCCAACCCTCCGGGGCAGGCTCTTTCCGATGCCGTCTCACTCGCACCTTGCCCGCTGCGACAACGCTGGTAGACATGTCTAACACAATGGGCTCACGTCCTTCAACAGGAATGGCACAAGCTAGCGGATTGGTTGAAAGCCGTCCCTCTATTCCTCCATAAGGCGCGACATTTTGACCGCCGCCATGGTCGTTCACCGTCAAGATCCCGATCATATTCTTCGCTGCCGCAATCAGTACATATCCGCCCAACCTACCGGTCTCATTAGAACGGGAGATGGTAATCGTACTGACATCGGTCGCTTTTGCCTTTTCAATTGCTAATTTCATCCCATGTGTCGCAATTACAGGTCCAAATCCCCAATTTCCATCGAGTGCTGCCATCGAAGGGGATTCGCGTTTAACTTCGATTGTCGCCCCCGGCTGAATCAGGGATTCCTCGATTTCGTGAACGTATTTTGGCAAGTGGATGATGCCGTGTGAATCATGTCCGACTAGATTGGCGTCAACCATGGAGCGTGTCACGACTTCAGACTCTGCGTCAGAGATGCCCATCGCGCGGAAAACGCTCAGGCATGTTTGTGCCAAGACCTCCGCTGTGAAAACTGGCATTATCGATCTCCTATGATTATTATAAATTATAGACCAACGAATTTTAGATAATTCCATGTATCTATTTGGTCAGGTAGATGTTCATTATAAGGGTGCCGGGAAAGTTTGTCAACATCGTTGGCGGAAGGGTCCCACTTTGGGATTGACCGTGTCTGGCAAATCTGATAAGATATGCTCTGGAAAGGAATCATAATATGCCGGAGCAGAAGGTTAGGATTGGATTCGTCGGCGTCGGTAACATGGGGCAATGCGCCCACCTGAAGAACTATGCGAATCTGGATATTTGTCAGGTAGTTGCGGTTGCTGAGATACGCGAGCCCCTGCGTCGAAAAGTCGCTACCCGCTACGGTATCCCAAATACCTATCCTACACACGACGGGATGCTGCAAAACGAAGCGTTGGATGGTATTGTGGCTGCCCAACCTTTCGGTCGATATGGGATACTTGTGCCTGAACTTCTCAAGGCAGGGGTCCCTGTCTTTACCGAAAAACCGCTTGCAGCTTCTATCGAAGCTGGCGAAAAGATTGTGGCCGCTATGAGAACAAGCGGGACGTGGCACATGGTCGGCTATCACAAGCGCAGCGACTTAGCAACAATGTACGCAAAGACGGAAATTGAGCGTCTCAAAACATCGGGCGAACTTGGAAAAATGACGTATGTTCGTATCCTAATGCCCTCCGGGGATTGGGTGGCGGGTGGTTTTAACGATCTAATCCGTGATGATTCTCCTGCCCCTTCTCTGGAGTGGGATCCGCCCGCTGCTGGCATGAATGACGAAATCCGCAACCAGTATAACGGTTTCGTTAACTATTATATTCATCAGATCAATCTGATGCGCTACCTGCTTGGAGAATCCTATGCAGTCACGTATGCCGATCCTTCTGGTGTACTACTGGCAGGGCAGAGCGAAAACGGCATCGCCTGCACCATTGAAATGTCCCCCTACAACACGACAATTGATTGGCAGGAATCCGCGCTCGTGTGTTTTGAGCGGGGTTATGTGAAAATTAAACTGCCAGCACCATTAGCGAGTAATCGTCCCGGTCGCGTTGAGATACTGCGGGATCCCGGCGACGGCATTACTCCGGAGACCGTCGTACCACAACTCCCTTCGGTACACGCCATGCGGCAACAGGCGGTCAATTTCGTAACCGCTATCAAAGGAGAGACAGATCCGCCTTGCACTTCGGAAGAGGCGTTGGAAGATTTGAAAGTTGCTAGGACTTATATTAAATTACTTACAGGCGTTTAATTCCCAACGTGTGGTGCATACCGGATCTAGACCGAAAGATCTGTTTCTTCTTGTCACGACAAAATTACTAACCTTCCTCGCAAAATAG of Candidatus Poribacteria bacterium contains these proteins:
- a CDS encoding aldo/keto reductase — encoded protein: EMFPVLRKSGLGLLAFSPLDTGHLVPGRNIDPDTPLATLIDVLDQVAQDLRVSRGTVCVAWVLTHPEVTSVLAGAETPEHVEDNFAGTEMVLSDEAIETLNAASAAYREQHLCGEGNFL
- a CDS encoding HEAT repeat domain-containing protein; this translates as MVDKAYLLSDEEIRDFIVSGHIQIQADFPTDFHGHIYQQIEEVLAKEGNPGNNLLPRIPDIQRVFEHPKVCGALTSLLGPDYLIHPHRYCHLNSPGSDGQTWHKDDYIFDQKVRHHRFRWVMAFYYPQDVTEDMGPTGVLPGKQYYNTVSDTNPTQSTEWAKALCGKAGTVTIVNFDSWHRATANRSDKRRYMLKFQFTRMQEPSQSLSGDGHTPWQPADNDKHEALSRNVWKWLAQSNGGDSTHVAPDENGSVSQLIAGLRDTDESVRLTSAYALGGMGESVVPALMEALQEEAEALAETNVAKTAANPQGGNPADLYSAQALTEVGQSSIPALISALDDVSWPTRAAAADTLGNLGSHAEEAVSPLIQGLRDESSWVRRNAAEALGIIATPAEDIVPALMQVSSDSEMLVRLNAMMALAKIGQSADGIVPTLAGRLSDEDRYVRYYAAAVLRQIGTPEAQDALWDDLLTARWCPITTAENPY
- a CDS encoding ABC transporter ATP-binding protein; the encoded protein is MGTGQAAIKLLRYSPGLFLLTILFRGADDLVPLMTGWVFKEFFDALTGDAQAGFTAWTLVALFIAVEISDVIALFGSAVVWPRWWYAVESLLRKNLMTALLNVRTPRRISSASGEITNSFRDDVGTVVRYLERYIHLWGNLIFAVLAIIVMVRINVIITLVTVIPSIFVVIIIDAARKYIHKYRSAQRVATARSTNFINEMFQAVLAIKVATMESNVISHFRRLNDARRKSTLIDNLLEQLLRSINQNLGNIATGVILILAAEKLKSGEFTVGDIVLFMAYVGEVARSGSLLGTTMTHHARAQISFGRMERISDGTPPSILAQHSPVYLRGNLPTVPVPVKTNADQLHELTVKGLTYRYEGSENGIHGIDLQIPAGSFIVITGRIGAGKSTLLRTLLGVLPRESGEIYWNDKVVDDPKSCFVPPRCAYTPQVPQLFSEPLKDNILMGLPDDPEALNRAIRLGVMEDDLPTLENGLDTIVGPRGVKLSGGQIQRAAATRMFIRPAELYVFDDLSSALDVETERVLWDRVFETQRATCLVVSHRRPALRRADKIIVLKNGRVEGVGTLDTLLASCEEMQRLWRGEVDA
- a CDS encoding GDP-mannose 4,6-dehydratase, whose protein sequence is MKILVTGAAGFIGSHLCEKLLNRGDTVIALDNFNDYYDTARKQENVHQLRNHSRCILCEGDIRDEENINRIFTEHRPEAVVHLAAYGAVRYSIGRAKLYTDVNIGGSINLLEAAREIGVENFVFASTSSVYGNTKQLPFVETDPCNHPLAPYPASKKAVELMGYTYHHLHGLNFTALRLFNVYGPRGRPDMMPFIVTEGIVNQREIVLFDGGQMKRDWTYIDDILGGVTAAIDRPLGYELINLGRGEPILMTDFVEIIEGLVSHKAILSTPPAPLSEPKITFADIDKARRLLGYNPQTSLAAGLCKFWEWYQEAVMD
- a CDS encoding Ldh family oxidoreductase, which codes for MPVFTAEVLAQTCLSVFRAMGISDAESEVVTRSMVDANLVGHDSHGIIHLPKYVHEIEESLIQPGATIEVKRESPSMAALDGNWGFGPVIATHGMKLAIEKAKATDVSTITISRSNETGRLGGYVLIAAAKNMIGILTVNDHGGGQNVAPYGGIEGRLSTNPLACAIPVEGREPIVLDMSTSVVAAGKVRVRRHRKEPAPEGWLIDAAGQPTTNVEDFYASPPGALLPFGGIAAQKGFGLSMVVDILSGALSGAGCTSREGSRVGNGVFITVINIASFVDLPDFNAEVNSFIDYIKSSRRLPGVEAIRIPGERGRDEQEKRRREGIFIEESTWEQIQEVMRKYQLPIPDPLA
- a CDS encoding Gfo/Idh/MocA family oxidoreductase, translating into MPEQKVRIGFVGVGNMGQCAHLKNYANLDICQVVAVAEIREPLRRKVATRYGIPNTYPTHDGMLQNEALDGIVAAQPFGRYGILVPELLKAGVPVFTEKPLAASIEAGEKIVAAMRTSGTWHMVGYHKRSDLATMYAKTEIERLKTSGELGKMTYVRILMPSGDWVAGGFNDLIRDDSPAPSLEWDPPAAGMNDEIRNQYNGFVNYYIHQINLMRYLLGESYAVTYADPSGVLLAGQSENGIACTIEMSPYNTTIDWQESALVCFERGYVKIKLPAPLASNRPGRVEILRDPGDGITPETVVPQLPSVHAMRQQAVNFVTAIKGETDPPCTSEEALEDLKVARTYIKLLTGV